A stretch of Eleutherodactylus coqui strain aEleCoq1 chromosome 2, aEleCoq1.hap1, whole genome shotgun sequence DNA encodes these proteins:
- the LOC136613185 gene encoding olfactory receptor 5G9-like, whose product MGTKLIEDVAIVKVDKTQKPLCDEERNRTFEFFLLGFQCRQSINNFLFCLFLVFYCLTICGNILIIILVFTSKTLHTPMYFFISQLSIGDILVITDIVPNMLRILLNGGGTMTFISCITQFYFLCSSETFECLLLAVMSYDRYVAICNPLRYTSIMRSGHCVILVTICWLLGFSITLLYAIATTKLIFCVPNIIDHFFCDIVPLLELACSETFIIHMEFFILGTPVVFIPITIIVMSYTYIVLAVLRISSNTGRQKAFSTCSSHLIVVSIFYWTIFSVYVVPTKGQMLSMSQVLSLLYTVFTPLVNPIIYSLRNKDIMKAVQEVITKHVIW is encoded by the exons ATGGGTACCAAGTTAATTGAAGACGTTGCTATTGTCAAAGTGGATAAAACCCAGAAGCCTTTATGTGACGAA GAGAGAAATCGGACTTTCGAGTTTTTCCTCTTAGGATTTCAATGTAGGCAAAGTATAAACAACTTCCTGTTCTGTCTTTTTCTTGTGTTTTATTGTTTGACAATATGTGGAAATATCCTTATAATCATCCTGGTGTTCACCAGCAAGACCCTCCAcactccaatgtacttcttcatctCACAACTGTCTATTGGTGACATCTTGGTGATCACAGATATTGTCCCCAACATGCTCCGCATCCTACTGAATGGTGGGGGAACGATGACTTTTATCAGCTGTATCactcaattttattttttatgtagctCAGAAACATTTGAATGTCTTCTCCTTGCTGTGATGTCATATGACAGATATGTGGCCATCTGTAATCCCCTTCGTTACACTTCTATCATGAGAAGTGGACATTGTGTAATTTTGGTCACCATTTGTTGGTTGCTTGGATTTTCCATTACATTGCTTTACGCCATAGCAACAACAAAGCTTATTTTTTGTGTACCAAATATTATTGACCATTTCTTTTGTGACATTGTCCCCTTACTAGAACTTGCCTGTTCTGAAACATTCATTATCCATATGGAGTTTTTTATTTTAGGCACTCCAGTTGTCTTCATTCCAATCACAATCATTGTAATGTCTTATACTTATATTGTGTTAGCAGTCTTAAGAATTTCATCTAATACTGGTAGACagaaagccttctccacctgcagCTCCCACCTCATTGTGGTCTCCATATTCTACTGGACTATATTTAGTGTTTATGTTGTTCCAACAAAAGGACAAATGCTTTCGATGAGTCAAGTCCTATCACTGCTATATACTGTGTTTACTCCTTTGGTTAACCCTATTATATACAGTCTGCGAAATAAAGACATTATGAAAGCTGTACAAGAAGTAATCACTAAACATGTGATTTGGTAA